A single window of Acidimicrobiales bacterium DNA harbors:
- a CDS encoding acyltransferase family protein → MTPRADRPPYRGDIDGLRAVAIGVVVLFHAGVPWFSGGFVGVDVFFVISGFLITSLMLVEVDSTGRFSLGSFVARRVRRLLPMAVLVLAATVAAGAVLVAPLARDRLFGDARAALLYFANWRFAGQSTAYTDTDVTDSLLLHYWSLSVEEQFYVVWPVLFAIVVALTTRYAPHRRRGAILAVLTVGVVVSFGASASSTAAAGYYWTHLRLWQMGAGALVAFAMSPKSSLSVSLPRRWSAVAAATGLAVIVAAALLVDESTRWPGTWALVPTMGTVLIIVSGGRGSTVHDALGSRLPVAIGRNSYGWYLWHWPAIGIAILWNRRGGGPLDENLVKALAAAGSLALAVVTRRLVEDPVRHARGLASRRASLTLGGAAMVLPLLTLGVVAGSVDTGGDTVVRVVDAGDIRADGGDGPGPPRAADAAAATAGPIPQRPDGPFAMTPRDAADDRDACGHLDWSGDEPQWCELGDPDGSVVVAVIGDSHALNWQQALAGIARARSWRLISSTKSACAPYIGLPPQWNSGLREPYRDCAAWARNVMDDLAEIEPDLVVFTHISFHAVGLLDEQGREVDDADPASADLWSAASRATYERLLDVAGDVVVILDTPRSVSVDPDGTRHDVDVPECLSANLADPSACSFAVTPLAGLDRIIDAAASTSGLAVIDGADIVCPGGRCAAVTAAGIVTYKDVHHLTDTYSAWLAPDLAVAIDEALVAAPPR, encoded by the coding sequence ATGACCCCCCGAGCGGACCGCCCTCCCTACCGCGGCGACATCGACGGGCTGCGCGCCGTCGCGATCGGCGTGGTCGTCCTGTTCCATGCCGGCGTGCCCTGGTTCTCCGGCGGGTTCGTCGGTGTCGACGTCTTCTTCGTCATCTCCGGCTTCCTCATCACCAGCCTGATGCTCGTCGAGGTCGACTCGACGGGACGCTTCTCGCTGGGTTCGTTCGTGGCCCGCCGGGTGCGCCGTCTGCTCCCCATGGCCGTGCTGGTCCTCGCCGCGACGGTTGCCGCGGGAGCGGTGCTGGTCGCTCCGCTCGCACGCGACCGCCTGTTCGGGGACGCTCGAGCCGCGCTCCTGTACTTCGCGAACTGGCGCTTCGCCGGCCAGTCGACCGCCTACACCGACACCGACGTCACGGACTCTCTGCTGCTGCACTACTGGTCGCTGTCGGTCGAAGAGCAGTTCTACGTCGTGTGGCCGGTTCTGTTCGCAATCGTGGTCGCCCTGACGACGCGCTACGCGCCGCACCGCAGGCGTGGTGCGATCCTCGCGGTCCTGACCGTGGGGGTCGTCGTCTCCTTCGGAGCCTCGGCGTCGTCGACGGCCGCGGCGGGCTACTACTGGACGCATCTACGCCTGTGGCAGATGGGCGCCGGCGCCCTCGTGGCGTTCGCCATGAGCCCGAAGTCGTCGCTGTCGGTGTCACTACCCCGACGGTGGTCGGCGGTCGCGGCGGCCACCGGCCTCGCTGTGATCGTCGCGGCGGCGCTGCTCGTCGACGAGTCCACACGCTGGCCCGGCACGTGGGCCCTGGTTCCGACGATGGGGACGGTTCTGATCATCGTGTCGGGTGGGCGGGGCTCGACCGTCCACGACGCGCTCGGCTCGCGGCTCCCGGTCGCAATCGGACGGAACTCCTATGGCTGGTACCTGTGGCACTGGCCTGCGATAGGGATCGCGATCCTCTGGAACCGCCGCGGGGGTGGCCCACTCGACGAGAACCTCGTGAAGGCCCTCGCAGCTGCTGGTTCGCTCGCCCTCGCGGTCGTGACGCGGCGACTCGTGGAGGACCCCGTCCGCCACGCTCGCGGACTCGCTTCGCGGCGCGCGAGCCTGACGCTGGGGGGCGCGGCGATGGTCCTGCCCCTGCTCACGCTGGGTGTCGTCGCGGGCTCGGTCGACACCGGCGGAGACACCGTCGTGCGCGTGGTAGATGCCGGGGACATCCGGGCCGACGGCGGCGATGGCCCGGGTCCCCCGCGCGCCGCCGACGCTGCAGCGGCCACGGCCGGTCCGATACCGCAGCGACCCGACGGCCCGTTCGCGATGACCCCGCGCGACGCCGCCGACGACCGCGATGCCTGCGGGCACCTCGACTGGTCCGGCGACGAGCCGCAGTGGTGCGAGCTGGGTGACCCCGATGGTTCCGTCGTCGTGGCGGTGATCGGCGACAGCCACGCACTGAACTGGCAACAGGCCCTCGCCGGCATCGCACGGGCCCGCTCGTGGCGCCTCATCTCGAGCACGAAGAGTGCCTGTGCGCCCTACATCGGGCTTCCGCCGCAGTGGAACAGCGGTCTGCGCGAGCCGTACCGGGACTGTGCCGCCTGGGCGCGTAACGTCATGGACGACCTGGCCGAGATCGAGCCCGATCTCGTCGTGTTCACCCACATCTCCTTCCACGCCGTCGGTCTGCTCGACGAGCAGGGCCGTGAGGTCGACGACGCCGACCCCGCATCGGCGGATCTGTGGTCCGCAGCGAGCCGGGCGACCTACGAGCGTCTGTTGGACGTCGCAGGTGACGTCGTCGTGATCCTCGACACGCCCCGCTCCGTCTCGGTGGATCCCGACGGGACGCGCCACGACGTCGACGTACCCGAGTGCCTGTCGGCGAACCTCGCGGATCCCTCGGCGTGTTCGTTCGCGGTGACGCCTCTGGCCGGTCTCGACCGCATCATCGACGCGGCCGCCTCCACGTCGGGCCTCGCCGTGATCGACGGCGCGGACATCGTCTGTCCCGGCGGACGGTGCGCCGCTGTCACCGCAGCGGGCATCGTGACCTACAAGGACGTCCACCACCTCACGGACACCTACTCGGCCTGGCTCGCCCCCGATCTGGCGGTGGCCATCGACGAGGCCCTCGTAGCGGCACCGCCGCGATGA
- a CDS encoding aspartate aminotransferase family protein — protein sequence MTSPLPDKGLDPAEILADLESLGTRDVAWRDGRSWSLVYHAGDDHKELLDAAYRLYASTNGLSPSAFPSLATMEADIVAVALDLLRADRSTAGGTMASGGTESIMLALKAYRDRRVAGGEGTRPHLVVPVTAHPAFHKGAQLLGYDVTVTGIGEDLRADLAQIEAALRPETTVVGASAPCYPYGVIDPIADIGELAADRGTGLHIDACLGGFALPFIRRLGRDVAPFDFEVDGVTSISADLHKYGYAAKGASTVLYRDRDLRRHQYFTHIGWPGGSFGSPTLLGSRNGGVIAAAWAGLRHLGRDGYESIFASIMDVTDRLREGITALDGFSILGDPAMSVMAFGSRHHDVFAVADTLEESGWRIDRQRDPDCLHLIVNPTHTVDVADAFLADLRAAAAAAPPPGKNRGAAAYGVVAELGDDDTDVAAAITDALDRVYDGRLK from the coding sequence ATGACCTCACCACTCCCCGACAAGGGCCTGGACCCGGCGGAGATCCTCGCTGACCTCGAGAGCCTCGGCACGCGTGACGTCGCGTGGCGCGATGGACGTTCCTGGTCGCTCGTCTACCACGCCGGGGACGACCACAAAGAACTGCTCGATGCCGCCTACCGGTTGTACGCATCGACCAACGGGTTGAGCCCCTCGGCGTTCCCGAGCCTCGCCACGATGGAGGCCGACATCGTCGCGGTCGCGCTGGATCTCCTGAGAGCGGACCGCTCCACAGCCGGGGGCACCATGGCATCGGGTGGAACCGAGAGCATCATGTTGGCGCTCAAGGCGTACAGGGACCGTCGTGTCGCCGGCGGTGAGGGGACGCGACCCCACCTCGTCGTCCCGGTGACCGCCCACCCTGCGTTCCACAAGGGGGCGCAGTTGCTCGGCTACGACGTCACGGTCACCGGCATCGGCGAGGATCTGCGGGCCGATCTCGCGCAGATCGAAGCCGCCTTGCGACCCGAGACGACCGTGGTCGGCGCCTCGGCGCCGTGCTACCCGTACGGCGTGATCGATCCGATCGCCGACATCGGGGAGCTGGCAGCGGATCGCGGAACAGGACTCCACATCGACGCGTGCCTCGGCGGCTTCGCGCTCCCGTTCATCCGTCGCCTCGGGCGAGACGTCGCCCCGTTCGACTTCGAGGTCGACGGCGTCACGTCGATCTCCGCGGACCTGCACAAGTACGGCTACGCCGCGAAGGGTGCATCGACGGTGCTCTACCGCGACAGGGATCTGCGACGGCACCAGTACTTCACCCACATCGGCTGGCCGGGTGGCTCCTTCGGCTCTCCCACGTTGCTCGGCTCACGCAACGGCGGTGTCATCGCCGCGGCCTGGGCCGGTCTGCGGCACCTCGGTCGCGACGGCTACGAGTCGATATTCGCATCGATCATGGACGTCACCGACCGCCTCCGCGAGGGCATCACGGCGCTCGACGGCTTCTCGATTCTCGGCGATCCGGCGATGAGCGTCATGGCGTTCGGTTCGCGACACCACGACGTCTTCGCCGTGGCGGACACGCTCGAGGAGTCCGGTTGGCGCATCGATCGTCAGCGGGACCCCGACTGCCTGCACCTGATCGTCAACCCGACACACACGGTCGACGTCGCCGACGCCTTCCTCGCCGATCTCCGTGCCGCCGCCGCGGCCGCCCCACCACCGGGGAAGAACCGCGGGGCCGCGGCCTACGGCGTGGTTGCGGAGCTGGGCGACGACGACACCGATGTGGCCGCTGCCATCACCGACGCTCTCGATCGGGTCTACGACGGGCGGCTCAAGTGA
- a CDS encoding ATP-grasp fold amidoligase family protein, whose translation MMRRLFHSLPAPVRRALRSWRVRRDAGADGSAGRAAAPTPADPASAALAEISVPAHHAVWSDVTEARPSYVYKLHESRRRNRLVRAMGSAHPMWAVNSKAQGYRFAASLGIEHPRTIATFDDLSALDPSLLGARFLIKPQQGSTNRGVFGLVAAPDGGYRDLLSGRALSWDRVHREYRSHVNDGAISAAGMVEELLASSDGSGAIPDDWKVYVFGGRAVVTMQRRMNATADRSKWRFRIWTREWNDLGPVKFVDRLDDTLPAPVHAAEIIDAADRMGDALDLAFVRLDFYDTDRGVVFGEVSPHPGPPEVWHPAVDEMLGRHWERAEAATAVADIAGGRWADLERHR comes from the coding sequence ATGATGCGTCGTCTCTTCCACTCACTCCCCGCGCCCGTCCGCCGGGCCCTGCGGTCCTGGCGCGTCCGCCGGGATGCAGGAGCCGACGGCAGCGCCGGTCGTGCCGCGGCACCGACTCCTGCGGACCCGGCGTCCGCCGCGCTGGCCGAGATCTCGGTCCCGGCCCACCACGCGGTGTGGAGCGACGTGACCGAGGCCCGCCCGTCCTACGTCTACAAGCTGCACGAATCACGCCGTCGCAATCGACTCGTCCGGGCGATGGGATCAGCGCATCCGATGTGGGCGGTCAACTCGAAGGCTCAGGGTTACCGCTTCGCGGCGTCGCTGGGCATCGAGCACCCGCGCACAATCGCCACCTTCGACGACCTGTCCGCCCTGGACCCGTCGCTGCTCGGTGCGAGATTTCTGATCAAGCCCCAACAGGGGTCGACCAACCGCGGGGTGTTCGGCCTCGTCGCGGCCCCCGACGGCGGGTACCGAGACCTTCTCAGCGGTCGGGCGCTCTCATGGGACCGGGTCCACCGGGAGTACCGCTCCCACGTGAACGACGGGGCGATCTCGGCGGCCGGCATGGTGGAGGAACTCCTGGCGTCGTCGGACGGTTCTGGCGCCATCCCCGACGACTGGAAGGTCTACGTCTTCGGCGGACGCGCCGTCGTCACCATGCAACGACGGATGAACGCGACCGCTGACCGGTCGAAGTGGCGCTTCAGGATCTGGACACGGGAATGGAACGACCTCGGTCCGGTGAAGTTCGTCGACCGACTCGACGACACGCTGCCCGCACCGGTGCATGCAGCCGAGATCATCGACGCCGCGGACCGCATGGGCGATGCACTCGATCTGGCGTTCGTGCGCCTCGACTTCTACGACACCGACCGGGGCGTCGTCTTCGGGGAGGTCAGCCCCCACCCCGGCCCGCCCGAGGTCTGGCACCCGGCGGTCGACGAGATGCTCGGTCGGCACTGGGAGCGGGCCGAGGCGGCCACCGCCGTAGCCGACATCGCCGGTGGTCGATGGGCCGACCTCGAGCGGCACCGGTGA
- a CDS encoding methyltransferase domain-containing protein — MSEPPGRLAREAEFHDSLFARGGREWLGGVNRLQAPARDLLDRRLRAGPRPGVVVEVGVGRVSRLADPGIRRGALGVALDISQVGLRRAAVAAGSDVAFVRADAQRLPLRDGAVDLIVGTSIVHHLDVATTAGEMARALSADGRVLLLEPRVGSPLLRLFRRFTPGLRSADEHPLTPRDMATLRARFTASKVDDFALTSLAAAPLLRKGVGGALAGALGRLDRVVLRLAPALGRWAWIAVIELARPRRGSGHETLE; from the coding sequence GTGAGCGAACCCCCCGGGCGTCTCGCCCGTGAGGCGGAGTTCCACGACAGTCTGTTCGCGCGCGGTGGCCGGGAGTGGCTCGGGGGTGTCAACAGACTGCAGGCCCCGGCCAGGGACCTGTTGGATCGACGGCTGCGGGCCGGGCCCCGACCGGGCGTCGTCGTGGAAGTCGGTGTCGGCCGGGTCAGCCGTCTGGCGGACCCCGGGATACGGCGCGGTGCGCTCGGCGTGGCACTGGATATCTCACAGGTCGGCCTGCGGCGCGCCGCCGTCGCCGCCGGGTCCGACGTGGCCTTCGTCCGCGCGGACGCCCAGCGCCTGCCGCTGCGGGATGGCGCTGTCGACCTGATCGTCGGGACTTCGATCGTGCACCATCTCGACGTGGCCACGACGGCGGGGGAGATGGCCCGCGCCCTGAGCGCCGACGGGCGGGTACTGCTGTTGGAACCGCGGGTGGGTAGCCCGCTGCTGCGGCTGTTCCGGAGGTTCACCCCGGGGTTGCGGTCCGCCGACGAGCATCCGCTGACGCCCCGCGACATGGCGACGTTGCGCGCGCGGTTCACCGCGTCGAAGGTCGACGACTTCGCGCTGACCAGCCTCGCGGCCGCACCACTGCTACGGAAGGGAGTCGGGGGTGCCCTGGCCGGCGCCCTCGGACGTCTCGACCGCGTCGTGCTACGACTCGCGCCCGCCCTCGGCCGCTGGGCCTGGATCGCGGTCATCGAGTTGGCCCGGCCGCGTCGCGGCTCCGGCCACGAAACCCTCGAGTAG
- a CDS encoding glycosyltransferase family 4 protein, with protein MHVLVVTVVHDPRDARIRKRQIESLLRAGHRVTYAAPWPADSPGDPDPSVTSIRLPRAHGRKRLRAQRAAWRTIRDLDGHVDLIVGHDPELLMGLGAAHFSVAVWDVHEDLPAAIGEKRWIPRLLRPVVAAAARRALRVLARRVDVILAEEGYRDEWPGAPVVPNTPWQPVEVPPPDDGRVVYVGRVSRGRGALTLVALASDERLRGRIHLYGPVDEDVAALVRDADARGDLHMHGFVPNDEVLRAIDGASVGLSPLGDLPNYRHSVPTKILEYAAHGVPVVTTPLTRATEIVRSAGCGVVVADFDPPTLADAVADLLGDDQRRARLARNGRDAVAARWSWDTDGPRFVALLEGFVAGAATRPGQLDDRDPGPAAEGGRES; from the coding sequence GTGCACGTCCTGGTCGTCACCGTCGTCCACGACCCCCGCGATGCCCGCATCCGGAAGCGCCAGATCGAATCCCTGCTGCGCGCCGGGCATCGCGTGACGTATGCCGCGCCGTGGCCTGCGGACAGTCCTGGAGATCCCGACCCCTCGGTCACATCGATCCGCCTGCCCAGAGCCCACGGACGGAAGCGACTGCGCGCCCAGCGGGCCGCGTGGCGCACGATTCGGGACCTGGACGGGCACGTCGACCTCATCGTGGGCCACGACCCGGAGCTCCTGATGGGGCTCGGAGCCGCCCATTTCAGCGTTGCCGTGTGGGACGTTCACGAGGACCTCCCGGCGGCCATCGGGGAGAAGCGGTGGATCCCCCGACTGTTGCGGCCCGTCGTCGCGGCGGCGGCGCGGCGCGCCCTGAGGGTGCTGGCCCGTCGGGTCGATGTGATCCTCGCGGAAGAGGGCTACCGCGACGAGTGGCCCGGGGCGCCGGTGGTGCCGAACACTCCGTGGCAACCCGTGGAGGTCCCACCACCCGACGACGGCAGGGTCGTCTACGTCGGGCGGGTGTCACGCGGGCGCGGAGCGCTGACCCTCGTCGCGCTCGCGTCCGACGAGCGGCTGCGCGGGCGCATCCACCTCTACGGGCCCGTCGACGAGGACGTGGCGGCCCTCGTCCGCGACGCGGACGCGCGCGGCGATCTGCACATGCACGGCTTCGTGCCCAACGACGAGGTCCTACGTGCCATCGACGGGGCTTCGGTGGGTCTGAGCCCGCTGGGGGACCTCCCCAACTACCGCCACTCCGTGCCCACCAAGATCCTGGAGTACGCGGCTCACGGTGTTCCCGTCGTGACGACTCCGCTTACCCGTGCAACCGAGATCGTGCGAAGTGCCGGGTGCGGCGTCGTCGTGGCGGACTTCGACCCTCCCACGCTGGCCGATGCCGTCGCAGATCTGCTCGGGGACGACCAGCGACGCGCTCGCCTCGCCCGAAACGGTCGGGATGCCGTCGCGGCCCGGTGGTCCTGGGACACCGACGGGCCCCGTTTCGTCGCGCTACTCGAGGGTTTCGTGGCCGGAGCCGCGACGCGGCCGGGCCAACTCGATGACCGCGATCCAGGCCCAGCGGCCGAGGGCGGGCGCGAGTCGTAG
- a CDS encoding ABC transporter ATP-binding protein: protein MTAAETTGTDTPQAPDRVRSIVVDAVDVTYRIYRSRRPGLRDMLRGNLHKRPFTDVEAVRGVSLEVHNGESLGIVGPNGSGKSTLLRAIAGLMPVNAGSVWVRSQPTLLGVNAALRPAMSGRRNIEIGLLALGLRAREIPEVAAKAAEFSELGDFIEHPMDTYSTGMRARLHFAIATAVVPDILLIDEALVVGDRKFRERSGARIDAIRQDAGTIVLVSHNLGEIVRSCDRAIWFDGGRILMDGPAEEVVEAYESS from the coding sequence TTGACGGCCGCCGAGACCACCGGGACCGACACGCCCCAGGCCCCGGACCGGGTGCGATCCATCGTGGTCGACGCCGTCGACGTGACCTACCGCATCTATCGCAGCCGCCGTCCTGGACTGCGCGACATGTTGCGGGGCAATCTCCACAAGCGACCTTTCACCGACGTCGAGGCCGTCCGCGGCGTCTCGCTCGAGGTCCACAACGGGGAGTCACTGGGCATCGTCGGCCCCAACGGCTCGGGAAAGTCGACCCTTCTGCGTGCGATCGCGGGTCTGATGCCGGTGAACGCCGGATCTGTATGGGTCCGCAGCCAACCGACCCTGCTGGGGGTCAACGCTGCGCTGCGTCCCGCCATGTCGGGTCGACGCAACATCGAGATCGGCCTTCTGGCGCTCGGACTGCGGGCGCGTGAGATCCCCGAGGTCGCGGCGAAGGCCGCTGAGTTCAGTGAGTTGGGCGACTTCATCGAGCACCCCATGGACACCTACTCGACGGGCATGCGGGCGCGGCTTCACTTCGCCATCGCGACCGCTGTCGTCCCTGACATCCTCCTGATCGACGAGGCGCTCGTGGTCGGCGACCGGAAGTTCCGGGAACGCTCCGGTGCGAGGATCGACGCGATCCGCCAGGACGCCGGGACGATCGTCCTCGTGAGCCACAACCTCGGCGAGATCGTGCGCAGCTGTGACCGCGCCATCTGGTTCGACGGGGGCCGGATACTCATGGACGGTCCCGCCGAAGAGGTCGTCGAGGCCTACGAGAGCTCCTGA
- a CDS encoding ABC transporter permease gives MSPDSNPDAHLATVRPAGPDEGLTRLGRRPALGDYLREAWRRRDYALHVPLNEIRVQNRNTMMGSAWLVLTPLMSVGVYFVAFGLILRADRGVDSYLSFLTVGVFTFFLTQRCVGHGAKSIVSNIGLIRAIQFPRILLPVSDVIGQAISYLPVMAVMLVVAVADGANPRWTWLALPGIVALQLMFSLGVALVAARLNYAVRDLENTLPFMFRLLFYLSGVLYSVERLVASPLLRDLFALNPMYSFVTVTRWAVLGVNLPHWTLLSIGVWALVMPVFGLAVFRLAENDYGRAS, from the coding sequence ATGAGCCCAGACTCCAATCCCGACGCGCACCTGGCGACCGTCCGCCCCGCCGGCCCCGACGAGGGCCTGACCCGGCTGGGTCGTCGGCCCGCGCTCGGCGACTACCTGCGCGAGGCGTGGCGGCGGCGTGACTACGCCCTGCACGTCCCCCTCAACGAGATCCGTGTCCAGAACCGCAACACGATGATGGGCAGCGCCTGGCTCGTTCTGACACCTCTGATGTCGGTGGGCGTGTACTTCGTCGCCTTCGGGTTGATCCTCAGAGCCGACCGGGGCGTCGATTCGTACCTGTCCTTTCTCACCGTCGGCGTCTTCACGTTCTTCCTGACCCAGCGCTGCGTCGGCCACGGGGCGAAGTCGATCGTCTCCAACATCGGACTCATCCGCGCCATCCAGTTCCCCCGGATCCTCCTGCCCGTCTCCGATGTCATCGGACAGGCCATCAGCTACCTACCAGTGATGGCGGTGATGCTGGTCGTCGCTGTGGCGGACGGGGCGAACCCACGATGGACCTGGCTCGCGCTGCCGGGAATCGTCGCACTCCAGTTGATGTTCAGCCTCGGGGTGGCACTGGTCGCCGCCCGCCTGAACTACGCCGTGCGGGACCTCGAGAACACCCTGCCGTTCATGTTCAGGCTGCTCTTCTACCTCTCGGGTGTCCTCTACTCCGTGGAGCGCCTCGTCGCCAGCCCCCTGCTGCGCGACCTGTTCGCCCTCAACCCGATGTACAGCTTCGTCACCGTGACCCGCTGGGCCGTCCTCGGCGTGAACCTCCCCCACTGGACGCTGCTCTCGATCGGCGTCTGGGCGCTCGTCATGCCTGTGTTCGGACTCGCGGTCTTCCGCCTGGCCGAGAACGACTACGGACGGGCGAGTTGA
- a CDS encoding glycosyltransferase family 2 protein yields the protein MTRPVRANRWQDLGPLPSLPRDVRLSVIIPVRDPSVALARTVAALESQSLDPGRFEVIVVDDGSEDPVEIPGPEIDLRVVRQETDGRFGAGRARNTGARAASGGVLLFLDADVVAGHTVLERALRWFAAAPYAVLTGVLDFADFDGLDASAVGRFVRAGELGSHLDPGPGQTWREVHFARTHDLTVEVPDMFRVTIGALLGVGRELYELAGGFRELGLRGIEDVETGYRLQNTGGLMVLDRELQAWHQGRRFFDSRSAAKAKRDREPAMRDLLPLPAFRPDDHPEIPSVPRILATLDATDLEAESVERHVRAFGACPRRDVALMIEGVSVREADPRVHEAGTPGLSPVDLAAVPVRVNLTGEWLPGPDSFERLDDLVTSSGVGVVHVMGHDGDAATAASARALGRAHLVGAVDRVRCAEELFGVRWVTNRAVGFRPA from the coding sequence ATGACCCGCCCGGTCCGCGCCAACCGATGGCAGGACCTCGGACCGCTGCCGTCGCTGCCCCGCGACGTGCGCCTGTCGGTGATAATCCCCGTTCGCGACCCTTCTGTCGCCCTCGCCCGCACCGTGGCCGCGCTCGAATCCCAGTCCCTGGACCCCGGACGCTTCGAAGTCATCGTCGTGGACGACGGCTCGGAGGACCCCGTCGAGATTCCGGGACCCGAGATCGACCTGCGTGTCGTCCGGCAGGAGACGGACGGCCGCTTCGGCGCGGGACGGGCGCGCAACACCGGGGCACGCGCAGCCAGCGGCGGTGTCCTGTTGTTCCTCGACGCCGATGTCGTCGCGGGCCACACGGTCCTCGAGAGGGCGCTGAGGTGGTTCGCCGCCGCTCCCTATGCTGTCCTCACCGGCGTCCTCGACTTCGCCGACTTCGACGGGCTCGACGCGTCGGCCGTGGGACGGTTCGTACGTGCCGGCGAGCTCGGCTCCCATCTCGATCCCGGGCCGGGACAGACCTGGCGCGAGGTGCACTTCGCCCGCACCCATGACCTGACCGTCGAGGTACCCGACATGTTCCGGGTGACCATCGGCGCCCTGCTCGGTGTCGGCCGTGAGCTCTACGAACTTGCGGGCGGCTTCCGCGAGTTGGGGCTGCGGGGGATCGAGGATGTCGAGACCGGCTACAGGCTCCAGAACACCGGGGGACTGATGGTCTTGGATCGCGAGCTGCAGGCATGGCATCAGGGGCGCCGCTTCTTCGACTCCCGGTCGGCGGCGAAGGCCAAGCGCGACCGTGAGCCGGCGATGCGCGATCTCCTACCCCTGCCGGCATTCCGCCCGGACGACCACCCGGAGATCCCCTCGGTGCCCCGGATTCTCGCGACTCTCGACGCCACCGACCTCGAGGCGGAATCGGTGGAGCGTCATGTCCGCGCTTTCGGCGCCTGCCCCCGCCGCGACGTGGCGCTGATGATCGAGGGGGTGTCGGTGCGTGAGGCCGATCCACGGGTGCACGAGGCGGGAACCCCGGGCCTGTCGCCGGTGGACCTCGCCGCCGTCCCCGTCCGGGTGAACCTCACCGGGGAATGGCTGCCCGGCCCGGACTCCTTCGAGCGGCTCGACGACCTGGTGACGTCGAGCGGCGTCGGGGTCGTCCATGTCATGGGTCACGACGGCGATGCCGCAACCGCTGCGAGCGCCCGGGCGCTGGGGCGGGCCCACCTCGTCGGTGCTGTAGATCGTGTCCGCTGCGCCGAAGAGCTGTTCGGCGTCCGCTGGGTCACGAACCGCGCCGTGGGTTTCCGGCCGGCCTGA
- the wecB gene encoding UDP-N-acetylglucosamine 2-epimerase (non-hydrolyzing) — MKVCLIAGARPNFMKIGPVMAGLRDHAVEPVLVHTGQHYDDAMSAVFFDELRLPRPAHDLGVGPGSPVSQLAAIMLALEPVLLAGRFDVVVVVGDVTSTLAGALVAARCGIDVAHVEAGLRSFDDTMPEELNRVVVDRVSRVLYAPSTDAVANLADEGIGGRRVVMVGNVMVDTLLDNLERARARGVAASLGFEPGGYVLATLHRPSNVDQPARLAGLLRALGEIAVRRPVVFPLHPRTRRRLEASGISVPPGVHLAEPLGYLDFLGLQADSALVITDSGGVQEETTVLGVPCLTVRPNTERPITVSEGTNELVGTDPDRVIRRALARIDERRGAKRPPLWDGKAGRRIADDLVTRYG; from the coding sequence ATGAAGGTCTGTCTCATCGCCGGGGCCCGACCGAACTTCATGAAGATCGGGCCGGTCATGGCCGGCCTCCGTGACCACGCCGTCGAGCCCGTTCTCGTCCACACCGGACAGCACTACGACGACGCCATGAGTGCCGTCTTCTTCGATGAGCTACGCCTCCCCCGTCCCGCTCATGACCTCGGTGTCGGTCCGGGAAGTCCGGTCAGCCAGCTCGCTGCGATCATGTTGGCGTTGGAGCCCGTGCTGCTCGCCGGTCGCTTCGACGTCGTGGTGGTCGTCGGTGACGTAACGAGCACCCTGGCGGGCGCCCTGGTCGCTGCCCGGTGCGGCATCGACGTCGCCCACGTCGAAGCCGGATTGCGTAGCTTCGACGACACGATGCCCGAGGAGCTCAACCGGGTCGTGGTGGACCGCGTGAGTCGCGTCCTGTACGCACCGTCGACCGACGCCGTGGCGAACCTCGCCGATGAGGGCATCGGCGGCCGAAGGGTCGTGATGGTCGGCAACGTGATGGTCGACACATTGCTCGACAACCTCGAACGCGCACGCGCACGCGGCGTCGCCGCCTCGCTCGGGTTCGAGCCGGGCGGCTACGTGTTGGCCACTCTGCACCGACCGTCCAACGTCGACCAACCTGCACGACTCGCGGGCCTTCTCCGGGCGCTCGGAGAGATCGCGGTCCGGCGGCCCGTCGTCTTCCCTCTGCATCCGCGGACGCGGCGCCGCCTCGAGGCGTCGGGGATCTCGGTTCCACCCGGTGTCCATCTCGCCGAGCCCCTCGGCTACCTGGACTTCCTCGGACTCCAGGCCGATTCGGCCCTCGTCATCACAGACTCGGGAGGCGTCCAGGAGGAGACCACTGTTCTGGGTGTGCCCTGTCTCACCGTACGACCGAACACGGAGCGACCGATCACCGTGAGTGAGGGGACGAACGAGCTCGTCGGCACCGACCCCGACCGCGTCATCCGCCGGGCGTTGGCCCGCATCGACGAACGCCGCGGCGCCAAGCGCCCGCCCCTGTGGGACGGGAAGGCCGGGCGCCGGATAGCCGACGATCTGGTGACCCGCTACGGCTGA